A portion of the Catalinimonas alkaloidigena genome contains these proteins:
- the lpxD gene encoding UDP-3-O-(3-hydroxymyristoyl)glucosamine N-acyltransferase has protein sequence MELTTKQIADLLGGTVEGDAEARIRTVGKIQEAQEGAIAFLANPKYEPYLYDTHASAVLVRQDLKLRQAPPTTLIRVDDPYSSFTTLLEEYQRLVGLQKQGIEQPSFIGENSTYGDGLYCGAFAYIGQHVRIGRHVKIYPHVYIGDRVTIGDHTILYAGVRVCQDVVIGNHCTVQPGAIIGSDGFGFAPQADGSYRAIPQVGNVVLEDHVDIGANTVIDRATMGSTLIRRGVKLDNLIQVAHNVEIGEHTVTAAQSGFSGSSKVGARSVIGGQVGLAGHLTLAAGTKIGAQSGISKSIEEENTAVMGSPAFALKPYLKASALFRKLPELLQRIENLEEKLLNLPTSDGGSPA, from the coding sequence ATGGAACTGACTACCAAACAAATAGCCGACCTGTTGGGAGGAACCGTAGAAGGAGACGCGGAGGCTCGTATCCGGACGGTGGGCAAAATTCAGGAAGCGCAGGAGGGAGCCATTGCTTTTTTGGCCAATCCGAAGTATGAACCGTACCTGTACGACACCCACGCGAGCGCGGTGTTGGTGCGGCAGGATCTGAAACTGCGGCAGGCCCCGCCGACCACGCTGATCCGGGTCGACGATCCTTACTCCAGCTTCACGACGCTACTGGAAGAATACCAGCGTCTGGTGGGGTTGCAGAAACAAGGCATTGAACAGCCCAGCTTCATCGGCGAAAACTCTACGTACGGAGACGGGCTGTACTGCGGCGCGTTTGCCTACATCGGACAGCACGTCCGCATCGGGCGCCACGTCAAGATCTACCCGCACGTGTACATCGGCGATCGAGTGACCATCGGCGACCATACCATCCTGTATGCTGGGGTGCGGGTGTGCCAGGACGTGGTGATCGGCAACCATTGCACCGTACAACCCGGTGCCATCATCGGGAGCGACGGCTTCGGCTTTGCCCCGCAGGCCGACGGCAGCTACCGCGCCATTCCGCAGGTGGGGAACGTCGTGCTGGAAGATCACGTTGACATCGGAGCCAACACGGTGATTGACCGGGCCACGATGGGCTCGACGCTCATTCGGCGGGGCGTTAAGCTCGACAACCTGATTCAGGTGGCGCATAATGTCGAAATCGGCGAACATACGGTAACCGCCGCGCAGTCGGGCTTTTCGGGGTCGTCTAAGGTAGGTGCCCGTTCCGTGATTGGGGGACAGGTCGGCCTGGCGGGCCATCTGACGCTGGCGGCCGGCACAAAAATCGGCGCGCAATCGGGCATCAGTAAGTCCATTGAAGAAGAAAATACGGCCGTGATGGGCTCGCCGGCCTTTGCCCTAAAGCCGTATCTAAAGGCCTCGGCCCTGTTCCGCAAGCTCCCCGAATTGCTCCAACGCATTGAAAATCTCGAAGAAAAACTTCTAAATTTGCCCACTTCCGATGGGGGAAGTCCAGCCTAA
- a CDS encoding HD domain-containing protein: MNKRKIINDPVYGFITIPSDLIFDLIEHPYFQRLRRIRQLGMTDFVYPGALHTRFHHALGALHLMGVALETLRRKGHLIWDLEHEAAQAAILMHDIGHGPFSHVLEHSLLHNIPHERVSLLIMHHLNRELNGALEMAIQMFTNQYERRFFHQLISSQLDVDRLDYLKRDCYFTGVSEGSIGAIRILKMLDVHENELVVEEKGIYTIESFLNARRVMYWQVYLHKTTVSAEQMMIQIIRRARELVQAGETLFASPALQFFLSQDVRWDEMEQNPDAFNAFVSLDDFDLWTSVKVWSQSNDQVLALLSRALMERQLFRVRLSNEPFAPELIAQLQKQVQAKLGVSEADLSYLVLHGNISNAAYQPKAASIRLLRKSGEVIDVVEASDLQNLRAFSGIVRKYFLCWPREAGPLAFA, from the coding sequence TTGAACAAACGTAAAATTATCAACGATCCGGTCTATGGGTTCATCACCATTCCGTCGGATCTGATTTTCGACCTGATCGAACATCCGTATTTTCAGCGCCTGCGGCGTATCCGGCAACTGGGCATGACCGATTTTGTCTACCCCGGTGCGCTCCATACCCGCTTTCACCACGCGCTGGGCGCGCTGCACCTGATGGGAGTGGCGCTGGAAACCCTCCGCCGGAAAGGCCACCTGATCTGGGATCTGGAGCACGAGGCCGCGCAGGCCGCCATTCTGATGCACGACATCGGACACGGGCCGTTTTCGCACGTGCTGGAACACAGCCTGCTGCACAACATTCCCCACGAGCGGGTGTCGCTGCTCATCATGCACCACCTGAACCGCGAACTGAACGGCGCGCTGGAAATGGCCATCCAGATGTTTACGAACCAGTACGAGCGTCGGTTTTTTCACCAGCTGATTTCCAGCCAACTCGACGTAGACCGCCTCGATTACCTGAAGCGTGACTGTTATTTCACGGGGGTGTCGGAGGGGAGCATCGGGGCCATTCGCATCCTGAAGATGCTCGACGTGCACGAGAACGAACTGGTGGTCGAAGAAAAGGGCATTTACACGATCGAAAGTTTTCTGAACGCGCGCCGCGTGATGTACTGGCAGGTGTACCTGCACAAAACGACCGTCAGCGCTGAGCAGATGATGATCCAGATCATCCGCCGGGCCCGCGAGCTGGTACAGGCCGGCGAAACCTTGTTTGCCAGCCCCGCCTTGCAGTTTTTTCTGAGCCAGGACGTGCGGTGGGACGAGATGGAACAAAACCCCGATGCGTTCAACGCCTTTGTCTCGCTCGACGATTTCGACCTGTGGACCAGTGTCAAAGTCTGGAGCCAGTCGAACGACCAGGTGCTGGCGCTGCTGAGCCGGGCCCTGATGGAACGACAGTTGTTTCGGGTGCGTTTGTCGAACGAACCGTTTGCGCCGGAACTGATCGCGCAACTGCAAAAGCAGGTGCAAGCGAAGCTGGGCGTGAGCGAAGCCGATCTCTCGTATCTGGTGTTGCACGGCAACATTTCCAATGCGGCGTATCAACCCAAGGCCGCCTCCATTCGCCTGCTGCGCAAATCCGGTGAGGTGATCGACGTTGTAGAAGCGTCCGACCTGCAGAACCTCCGGGCGTTCAGCGGCATTGTCCGAAAATATTTCCTCTGCTGGCCCCGAGAGGCGGGTCCGCTGGCCTTCGCGTGA
- a CDS encoding PglZ domain-containing protein produces the protein MQKYHILWADDEIDLLKPHILFLNNKGYEVTPVNSGADALEQVDEQNFDLVFLDENMPGMTGLETLAQIKSTRPHLPVVMITKSEEEHIMEDAIGQKIADYLIKPLNPNQILLSVKKILDNRRLVSEKTNMSYQQDFRTLSMAYQDRIDHEEWADIYKKLVYWELEIDNTETKSMREVIDMQKDDANNNFAKFIEDNYEDWLNDADADRPLLSHQLMKKKVFPLVKDKEPLFFVLIDNLRYDQWRVLQPIISEYFVTEEESHYYSILPTTTAYARNAIFSGMMPSDMAKYHSNLWVDDIDDEGKNNNEEEFLKIQLQKNKLSHLRTSYHKVITANQGKDVLDKLNNLMQNDLNVVVYNFVDMLSHARTDTNMVRELAPDESAYRSLTRSWFEHSSLLDFIRRLADKGARMVITTDHGTIRVKRPHKIVGDRNVNTNLRYKQGKNLGFDESNVFVARKPERFYLPKPNVSTAYVFAMQDYFFAYPNNYNYYVNYYRDTFQHGGVSLEEMIVPFVVLKAK, from the coding sequence ATGCAAAAATACCACATCCTCTGGGCCGACGACGAGATCGACCTGCTCAAACCCCACATCCTGTTCCTGAACAACAAAGGCTACGAAGTGACGCCGGTCAACAGCGGTGCCGACGCACTCGAACAGGTCGACGAGCAAAACTTCGACCTCGTGTTTCTGGACGAAAACATGCCGGGCATGACCGGGCTGGAAACGCTGGCGCAAATCAAGTCAACACGTCCGCATTTGCCGGTGGTGATGATTACGAAGAGTGAGGAGGAGCACATCATGGAGGATGCGATCGGGCAGAAAATCGCCGATTACCTGATCAAGCCGTTGAACCCGAACCAGATTCTTCTGTCGGTTAAAAAAATCCTCGACAATCGTCGCCTGGTCTCGGAGAAAACGAACATGAGCTACCAGCAGGATTTTCGGACCTTGAGCATGGCGTACCAGGACCGGATCGACCACGAGGAGTGGGCCGACATCTACAAAAAGCTGGTCTACTGGGAGTTGGAGATCGACAACACCGAAACCAAAAGCATGCGCGAAGTGATCGACATGCAAAAGGACGACGCCAACAATAACTTCGCGAAGTTTATCGAAGACAACTACGAGGACTGGCTGAACGATGCCGACGCCGACCGGCCGCTGTTGTCGCATCAGCTGATGAAGAAAAAGGTCTTTCCGCTGGTGAAAGACAAAGAACCGCTGTTTTTTGTGCTGATCGATAACCTGCGCTACGACCAGTGGCGTGTGTTGCAGCCCATCATCAGCGAGTATTTCGTGACGGAAGAAGAGTCGCACTACTACTCGATTCTGCCGACCACCACGGCCTACGCCCGGAACGCCATTTTTTCGGGCATGATGCCGAGCGACATGGCCAAGTACCACTCCAACCTGTGGGTGGACGATATTGACGACGAGGGCAAGAACAACAACGAAGAAGAATTCCTGAAAATCCAGCTGCAGAAGAACAAGCTGTCGCACCTACGCACGTCGTACCACAAGGTCATTACGGCCAACCAGGGCAAAGACGTGCTCGACAAGCTCAACAACCTGATGCAGAACGACCTCAACGTAGTGGTCTACAACTTTGTCGACATGCTGTCGCACGCCCGCACCGACACCAACATGGTGCGCGAGCTGGCCCCCGACGAGTCGGCCTACCGGTCGCTGACACGCTCCTGGTTCGAGCATTCGTCGCTGTTGGACTTCATCCGTCGCTTGGCCGATAAGGGTGCGCGGATGGTCATCACGACCGACCACGGCACCATCCGCGTAAAACGGCCGCACAAAATTGTCGGCGACCGCAACGTGAACACCAACCTGCGTTACAAACAGGGTAAAAACCTGGGATTCGACGAAAGCAATGTGTTCGTGGCCCGCAAGCCCGAGCGCTTCTACCTGCCGAAACCCAACGTTTCGACGGCCTATGTATTTGCCATGCAGGATTACTTCTTCGCGTACCCCAATAATTACAACTATTACGTCAATTATTACCGCGATACGTTCCAGCACGGTGGAGTATCGCTCGAAGAAATGATTGTGCCTTTTGTGGTACTAAAGGCCAAATAA
- a CDS encoding xylulokinase produces the protein MLLLGYDLGSSSIKASVIDAATGRLVASASAPGQEMDIASPRPGWAEQDPELWWRYVQEATAQLRTKVNLQEVGAIGISYQMHGLVVVDQQHKVLRPSIIWCDSRAVGIGEKAFEELGPQVCLSDFLNSPGNFTASKLKWVKDHEPEVFAKIHRIMLPGDYLAMRLTGEINTTVSGLSEGILWNFREGGIATNLLDHYGLSTDMLPTLVPTFGPQGEVSAEMASVLGFRAGIPVAYRAGDQPNNAFSLNVLNPGEVAATAGTSGVVYGINDDARYDAQSRVNTFVHVNHQPMQPRYGVLLCVNGTGIQNSWLRNKLLAGDISYPDMNRLAAEVPVGAEGVRVLPFGNGAERVLSNQQVGGQVLGLDFNRHDRRHLLRAAQEGIVFALNYGMEVMKSMGMGVDTVRAGDANMFLSPVFRQTFANVTGAVVELYNTDGAQGAARGAGVGAKVYAALPEAFTGLQATQTIEPKASERDATQAAYEAWHRALKTALRKQEEAKPVVS, from the coding sequence ATGCTTCTTCTCGGATACGACCTCGGTAGTTCTTCCATCAAAGCCAGTGTGATCGACGCCGCCACGGGTCGTCTGGTGGCTTCTGCCTCTGCACCCGGTCAGGAAATGGACATTGCTTCGCCACGCCCCGGCTGGGCCGAGCAAGATCCGGAACTGTGGTGGCGGTATGTGCAGGAGGCCACGGCCCAGTTGCGTACCAAAGTCAACTTGCAGGAAGTAGGAGCCATCGGCATTTCGTACCAGATGCACGGCCTGGTGGTGGTCGACCAGCAGCACAAGGTGTTGCGGCCTTCCATCATTTGGTGCGACAGCCGCGCTGTGGGCATTGGCGAAAAGGCCTTTGAGGAATTAGGACCGCAGGTGTGCCTGAGCGATTTCCTGAACTCGCCCGGCAACTTTACCGCTTCGAAACTGAAATGGGTGAAGGACCACGAGCCGGAGGTCTTCGCGAAGATTCATAGAATTATGTTGCCCGGCGATTACCTGGCCATGCGCCTGACCGGCGAGATCAATACGACGGTTTCGGGCCTTTCGGAGGGCATTTTGTGGAACTTCCGGGAGGGCGGAATCGCCACCAATCTGCTGGACCATTACGGCCTTTCGACCGACATGCTGCCGACGCTGGTACCCACGTTCGGCCCGCAGGGCGAAGTCTCGGCAGAAATGGCGAGCGTACTGGGCTTCAGGGCGGGCATTCCGGTAGCCTACCGGGCGGGCGATCAACCCAACAACGCGTTCTCGCTCAACGTGTTGAATCCCGGCGAAGTGGCCGCTACGGCGGGTACCTCCGGCGTGGTGTACGGCATCAACGACGACGCGCGCTACGATGCGCAGTCGCGGGTCAATACGTTCGTGCACGTAAATCACCAGCCCATGCAGCCGCGCTATGGGGTGTTGCTGTGCGTCAACGGCACGGGCATTCAGAACAGTTGGCTGCGGAACAAACTGCTGGCGGGCGACATCAGCTATCCGGACATGAACCGCCTCGCGGCCGAAGTGCCTGTTGGGGCCGAGGGGGTCCGCGTGTTGCCCTTCGGCAACGGGGCCGAGCGGGTACTGAGCAACCAGCAGGTAGGCGGGCAAGTGCTGGGACTGGACTTCAACCGGCACGACCGGCGGCATCTGTTGCGCGCGGCGCAGGAAGGCATTGTGTTCGCGCTCAATTACGGCATGGAAGTGATGAAAAGCATGGGCATGGGCGTCGATACCGTGCGGGCAGGCGATGCCAACATGTTTTTGAGTCCGGTGTTCCGGCAAACGTTCGCGAACGTGACCGGGGCGGTGGTGGAGCTTTACAATACCGACGGTGCGCAGGGCGCGGCGCGTGGTGCGGGTGTAGGGGCCAAGGTGTATGCGGCGCTACCCGAAGCGTTTACGGGGTTGCAGGCGACGCAAACCATTGAGCCTAAAGCTTCGGAACGCGACGCGACGCAAGCGGCCTACGAAGCCTGGCATCGGGCGCTGAAAACGGCATTGCGGAAACAAGAGGAAGCGAAACCGGTAGTTTCGTAA
- a CDS encoding porin family protein — protein MKKLILTSLFFLLLTPAFAQKFNVGAQIGTNISSLAVPNSNARVGYQYGGFVRYGGRGFIQVEANFSRLSTQLEAQINNLATERDVVNMNSIQFPILGGLKLITSEDESSSLRIMAGLGVAQIFDVRPNTIDVDIDDINRTQADLQAGVGLDLWFLTLDLRYQYGLRSVLEQQDGSPYRILSLSIGAKL, from the coding sequence ATGAAAAAACTAATCCTGACCTCTCTTTTCTTTCTTCTTTTAACCCCGGCTTTTGCGCAGAAATTTAACGTCGGTGCCCAGATCGGGACCAATATTTCGTCGCTGGCCGTTCCCAACTCGAACGCCCGCGTTGGTTACCAGTACGGCGGATTTGTGCGGTACGGCGGGCGCGGGTTCATTCAGGTAGAAGCCAACTTTTCTCGCCTCTCGACGCAGCTCGAAGCGCAGATCAACAACCTGGCCACCGAGCGCGACGTGGTGAACATGAATTCCATTCAGTTTCCGATTCTGGGTGGCCTGAAGCTGATCACCAGCGAAGACGAAAGTTCTTCTCTGCGGATTATGGCGGGGCTGGGTGTCGCGCAAATATTTGACGTACGGCCCAATACCATCGACGTGGACATCGACGACATCAACCGCACGCAGGCGGATTTACAGGCGGGCGTTGGGCTGGACCTCTGGTTTCTGACCCTCGACCTGCGCTATCAATACGGCCTGCGGAGTGTGCTAGAACAACAAGACGGTTCGCCCTACCGCATCCTCAGCCTGAGCATCGGCGCGAAACTCTGA
- a CDS encoding RNA polymerase sigma factor, with translation MDQEPFLALLEANKHRVLRICRAYASDQATQQDLFQEVVLQLWQSFETFRGDAHRATWLYRIALNVCIKAKCKLDRHQRRQVQLEGIQFRSESHEPTWERQERHALLHRCIAALPEADRSLVVLFLEGMAYREIAEVVGISENHVAVKMKRIKEKLRTCLPLELYE, from the coding sequence ATGGACCAGGAACCGTTTTTAGCCTTACTCGAAGCCAACAAACACCGCGTGTTGCGGATCTGCCGCGCCTACGCGTCCGATCAGGCCACGCAACAAGATCTGTTTCAGGAAGTTGTGCTGCAATTGTGGCAATCGTTCGAGACCTTCCGGGGCGACGCTCACCGCGCCACGTGGCTGTACCGCATCGCCCTAAACGTGTGCATCAAAGCCAAATGCAAGCTGGACCGCCACCAGCGCCGGCAGGTGCAGTTGGAAGGAATTCAGTTTCGGAGCGAGTCGCACGAACCGACCTGGGAACGACAGGAACGGCACGCGCTGCTGCACCGGTGTATTGCCGCGCTACCCGAAGCGGACCGCAGTCTGGTTGTTTTGTTTCTCGAAGGCATGGCCTACCGCGAAATCGCCGAGGTTGTGGGCATTTCGGAGAACCACGTGGCCGTGAAAATGAAGCGGATCAAAGAAAAATTACGCACTTGTTTACCCCTCGAATTATATGAATGA
- a CDS encoding OmpP1/FadL family transporter: MQKFLFFWLGSLLLSGSLLASGFQVALQGQKQVGMAHTGTGLALDPAALFFNPGAMSHLRENGFTLGASGIISNIAFVRSGTTTTWNTDNPVSTPFAVYGVWGPKDSPFKFGIGAYTPYGSTVRWEENWIGRNLLEQLSLRAIAIQPTISYNLDDRFGFGIGLVYVIGGVNLQRQLPVTDQAGNPGEVELDGRANGLGFNAGFYFRPLEGLSLGATYRSRVAMQVDGGDANFDVPASARASFPAGNTFNATLPLAAVASIGVGYEVTDKLTLALDINYTFWETYDSLTFEYEQPLVVNGQPTSRTASPREYQNAFAYRLGAQYQASEALALRAGAYYDETPVRTGYMTAETPDADRVGLSVGAGYRVGKLAIDASLLFIQGMEREQTEQEVDEAGTASQVLPGRYQLQALIPGVSVSYHF, from the coding sequence ATGCAAAAGTTTCTATTTTTTTGGCTCGGCAGCCTCCTGCTGAGCGGTTCGCTCCTGGCCAGTGGGTTTCAGGTAGCGTTGCAGGGACAGAAACAGGTGGGTATGGCGCACACCGGCACCGGCCTGGCCCTCGACCCGGCCGCCCTCTTCTTCAATCCCGGCGCCATGAGTCACCTGCGCGAAAACGGCTTTACGCTCGGTGCCAGCGGCATCATCAGCAACATTGCGTTTGTCCGCAGTGGCACCACCACCACCTGGAACACCGACAACCCGGTCAGCACTCCCTTTGCGGTCTATGGGGTCTGGGGACCGAAAGACAGTCCCTTCAAATTTGGCATCGGGGCCTACACCCCTTACGGCAGTACCGTTCGCTGGGAAGAAAACTGGATCGGACGCAATCTGCTCGAACAGCTTTCGCTACGGGCCATCGCCATTCAGCCTACCATCAGCTACAACCTCGACGACCGCTTTGGGTTCGGCATTGGCCTGGTGTACGTCATCGGGGGCGTCAATCTGCAACGCCAGTTGCCCGTTACCGACCAAGCAGGCAACCCTGGTGAAGTGGAACTCGACGGCCGCGCCAACGGACTGGGCTTTAATGCCGGTTTTTACTTCCGCCCCCTCGAAGGGCTGTCCTTAGGAGCCACGTACCGCTCGCGTGTTGCCATGCAAGTCGACGGCGGCGACGCGAATTTCGACGTACCCGCCAGCGCCCGCGCCAGTTTTCCGGCCGGGAACACGTTCAACGCGACCCTGCCGCTGGCGGCCGTGGCCAGCATCGGCGTTGGCTACGAAGTCACCGACAAGCTTACGCTCGCCCTCGACATCAACTACACCTTCTGGGAAACGTACGATTCCCTCACTTTCGAGTACGAACAACCGCTGGTGGTGAACGGCCAACCGACCTCACGCACCGCCTCGCCCCGCGAATACCAGAATGCCTTTGCCTACCGGCTGGGTGCCCAATATCAGGCTTCGGAAGCCCTGGCGTTGCGTGCCGGTGCCTACTATGACGAAACGCCCGTCCGTACCGGCTACATGACGGCCGAGACGCCCGACGCCGACCGGGTAGGTCTGTCGGTAGGTGCAGGCTACCGGGTAGGGAAACTGGCCATCGATGCCTCGCTGCTGTTCATTCAGGGCATGGAGCGCGAGCAGACCGAGCAGGAAGTGGACGAGGCCGGCACAGCCAGTCAGGTCTTGCCCGGCCGTTACCAGTTGCAGGCGCTGATTCCCGGCGTTTCCGTTTCGTATCATTTTTAA
- a CDS encoding SGNH/GDSL hydrolase family protein — MKKYSFLVITGLWWLASACEPQIDAPAPSSGELDLSRYVAVGNSLTAGYANSGLYREGQLVSYPNLLAQQFAQVGGGTFEQPLFDEAQRNGSGYLTLTGFASTGAPLLTPVAEERAIIGIAKNGVSPLLMPYQAQSGTTVQNLGVPGLRVDKVTATNYGADVGQPSTDFNPFFERLGPGSASYTTYVGRSAPSFCTVWLGNNDVLGYASSGGVGASITPVGTFRSNLQGVLDALMQQDSVRGAIANLPSVTAAPYFTTYAYNLLTLTAEQAQQAQQGYADYNAGVRQYNASVPAERALDTIAFQAGPNPLVIFDASIPAQLGQRRQIKPGELVLLTLPTDSLAAGWGTAKPVPNQYILTRPELEAVRVATDQFNAIISELATDYNLALVNMNQLLNQVRTGLSFDGVTVNAGFISGGVFSLDGVHLTPRGNALTANQFIRAINEKYGTAIPLVNAVDYEGVRLP; from the coding sequence ATGAAGAAGTATTCTTTTCTCGTCATAACGGGTCTGTGGTGGCTGGCGTCGGCTTGCGAACCCCAGATCGATGCACCGGCCCCCTCGTCGGGCGAACTCGACCTTTCGCGCTACGTGGCGGTCGGCAATTCGCTGACGGCAGGCTACGCGAACAGCGGCCTGTACCGCGAAGGACAATTGGTTTCGTATCCCAACCTGCTGGCGCAGCAATTTGCGCAGGTAGGGGGCGGTACTTTTGAACAGCCCCTTTTCGACGAAGCGCAGCGCAACGGCTCCGGCTACCTGACGCTTACCGGTTTTGCCAGCACGGGCGCTCCCCTCCTGACACCCGTCGCGGAAGAACGCGCCATCATCGGTATTGCTAAAAACGGCGTTTCGCCCCTCCTGATGCCTTATCAGGCGCAAAGCGGTACCACCGTGCAGAACCTGGGCGTGCCGGGCTTGCGGGTAGACAAAGTGACCGCGACCAATTACGGGGCCGACGTAGGACAGCCTTCGACTGATTTTAACCCTTTCTTTGAGCGGCTGGGGCCGGGCAGCGCGTCGTATACGACGTATGTGGGCCGCAGCGCGCCTTCGTTTTGTACGGTCTGGCTCGGCAACAACGACGTGCTGGGTTACGCTTCGTCGGGGGGCGTGGGGGCGTCCATTACGCCGGTCGGCACGTTTCGGTCCAATTTGCAGGGCGTTTTAGACGCGTTGATGCAACAGGACAGCGTACGGGGGGCCATTGCCAACCTGCCTTCTGTGACCGCAGCGCCCTACTTTACAACCTACGCGTACAACCTGTTAACTCTCACGGCCGAACAGGCCCAACAAGCCCAACAAGGATACGCGGATTACAACGCAGGCGTTCGCCAGTACAACGCGTCCGTACCGGCCGAACGGGCGCTGGATACCATTGCATTTCAAGCCGGCCCGAATCCGCTGGTCATCTTCGATGCCAGCATCCCGGCGCAATTGGGACAACGACGGCAGATCAAACCCGGCGAGCTGGTCCTCCTGACGCTGCCCACCGATTCGCTTGCGGCCGGGTGGGGCACGGCCAAGCCCGTTCCGAATCAGTACATCCTCACACGCCCTGAACTGGAGGCTGTGCGTGTCGCCACCGATCAGTTCAATGCCATCATCAGCGAACTGGCCACCGACTACAACCTGGCGCTGGTCAACATGAACCAACTTCTGAACCAGGTCCGTACCGGGCTCTCGTTCGACGGTGTGACGGTCAACGCTGGCTTTATCTCCGGAGGGGTGTTCTCGCTCGACGGCGTCCACCTCACACCTCGGGGCAATGCCCTGACTGCCAATCAGTTTATCCGGGCCATCAACGAAAAATACGGCACCGCCATTCCGTTGGTCAACGCCGTCGACTACGAGGGTGTCCGGCTACCCTGA
- a CDS encoding L-rhamnose mutarotase, producing the protein MTSTVRHCLALDLQDDPAQIAEYERYHQRIWPEIADSIRESGILHMEIYRVADRLFMIMETTPDFSFEKKAALDASNPKVQEWENLMWRFQKSLPHAQPGEKWLKMEKIFDMQTNA; encoded by the coding sequence ATGACCTCTACTGTACGCCATTGCCTGGCGCTCGATCTGCAAGACGACCCCGCGCAAATCGCCGAATACGAACGCTATCACCAACGCATCTGGCCCGAAATCGCCGATTCGATCCGCGAAAGCGGCATTTTGCACATGGAGATTTACCGCGTGGCCGATCGACTCTTTATGATCATGGAAACCACGCCCGACTTCTCGTTTGAGAAAAAAGCTGCGCTCGACGCCAGCAATCCGAAAGTGCAGGAGTGGGAGAACCTGATGTGGCGTTTTCAGAAATCCCTTCCGCACGCTCAACCCGGTGAAAAGTGGCTGAAGATGGAAAAGATTTTTGACATGCAAACCAACGCCTGA
- a CDS encoding DUF819 domain-containing protein: protein MDASEPLITNDAVVLGLLLGILAAIFWTSRQPAFQAFYRYVPALLLCYFVPAIFNSLGVISAARSDLDGVAARYLLPASLVLLTLSIDLKGIVRLGPKAVVMFLAGTLGIVVGGPIAILLVSIFDPDLVGGSGPDAVWRGLATIAGSWIGGSANQVAMKGTFEPSAALFSAMLVVDVLVANVWMAFLLYGAGISDRVDRWFRADSSAIVDVQRRVENYQASIARIPQLADLILIVAAGFGVTGLAHLLAGSIAPWIAIHAPALEQFSLTSQTFWIVVIATTGGLLLSLTPARQLEGVGASKVGSVLLYVLIATIGMQMDVLAIFNNLGYFAIGLVWMAVHVTVLLLVGWLIRAPFFFTAVGSQANVGGAASAPVVASAFHPALAPVGVMLAVLGYALGTYAAYLCGLLMELASGG, encoded by the coding sequence ATGGATGCATCCGAACCGCTGATTACCAACGATGCCGTGGTGCTAGGGTTGCTGCTGGGCATTCTGGCAGCGATTTTCTGGACTTCCCGGCAACCGGCCTTCCAGGCATTTTATCGCTACGTGCCCGCGCTTCTGCTGTGCTACTTCGTACCGGCGATCTTCAACTCGCTGGGCGTCATTTCGGCCGCGCGGTCCGACTTGGACGGGGTGGCGGCGCGGTACCTGCTGCCGGCCAGTCTGGTGCTGCTCACGCTCTCCATCGACCTGAAAGGCATCGTGCGACTCGGGCCGAAGGCGGTGGTGATGTTCCTGGCGGGGACGCTCGGCATTGTAGTGGGTGGCCCGATTGCCATACTACTGGTCTCCATATTTGATCCCGATCTGGTGGGTGGTTCAGGGCCGGATGCGGTCTGGCGCGGGCTGGCAACCATCGCCGGCAGCTGGATTGGCGGAAGTGCCAACCAGGTCGCGATGAAGGGCACCTTCGAACCCAGTGCAGCGCTCTTTTCGGCCATGTTGGTGGTCGATGTGCTGGTCGCCAATGTCTGGATGGCCTTTCTTCTGTACGGCGCGGGCATCTCCGACCGGGTCGATCGCTGGTTCCGGGCCGATAGCTCGGCCATTGTTGACGTCCAGCGGCGGGTCGAAAACTACCAGGCCAGCATCGCCCGCATTCCTCAACTAGCCGATCTGATCCTGATCGTGGCGGCAGGCTTCGGTGTCACCGGCCTGGCGCACCTGTTGGCTGGCAGCATTGCGCCCTGGATCGCCATCCACGCGCCCGCGCTCGAACAGTTTAGCCTCACGTCGCAAACGTTTTGGATCGTGGTGATCGCCACCACCGGCGGATTGTTGCTTTCCCTGACGCCCGCGCGCCAGCTCGAAGGGGTCGGGGCGTCGAAGGTGGGCAGTGTATTACTGTACGTACTCATCGCCACCATCGGAATGCAGATGGACGTCCTGGCGATTTTCAACAACCTGGGCTATTTCGCCATTGGGCTGGTGTGGATGGCGGTACACGTGACGGTGCTGCTGCTGGTCGGGTGGCTGATCCGCGCGCCGTTCTTCTTTACGGCGGTGGGCAGCCAGGCCAACGTGGGAGGTGCGGCGTCGGCACCGGTGGTGGCCTCGGCTTTTCATCCGGCGCTGGCTCCCGTAGGGGTGATGTTGGCGGTGCTGGGCTACGCCCTCGGTACTTACGCGGCGTACCTTTGCGGACTGCTGATGGAGCTGGCCAGCGGGGGGTAA